A section of the Triticum dicoccoides isolate Atlit2015 ecotype Zavitan chromosome 7A, WEW_v2.0, whole genome shotgun sequence genome encodes:
- the LOC119328985 gene encoding BTB/POZ and MATH domain-containing protein 2-like, with protein sequence MSSFAGVSVVANDELCPDTQSTVRTSADCGYHLLVVQDYSRAKKSISSRPFMVGGHCWLLFYCPHGENHTCADVVSVRLSCIQDDSEKQPVEAKVVFSLIGQVELQNPVYIAQSEACSFDPCSQSIEQDFRRDALERSSVKLKDDYLTVRCDVMVCNTNPRDDDDDAAATITKARLPNICRDFNILFKTEAGADVTFEVGGNKLATHRCVLAARSKVFMAQLFGPMKEATAQTGVIHIKDMEASVFRALLSFIYTDSLPSMEEDNMEEDNRQEVEASEDEMSRVVEQGQEDEEVIENEIWLQWLQNLLVAADRYDVQRLKCICEEQLSEHISVRMVMSTLALAEQHHCQGLKEACFKFIQVQPPSCLQAVMATDG encoded by the coding sequence ATGTCTTCGTTCGCCGGCGTGTCCGTCGTGGCCAACGACGAGCTGTGCCCCGACACCCAGTCGACCGTCCGAACCAGCGCAGACTGCGGGTACCATCTGCTTGTGGTCCAGGACTACTCGCGAGCCAAAAAGAGCATCAGCTCCCGTCCTTTCATGGTGGGAGGCCATTGTTGGCTCCTCTTCTACTGCCCCCACGGTGAAAACCACACTTGTGCCGACGTCGTCTCTGTCCGTCTTTCCTGTATCCAAGACGATTCTGAGAAGCAGCCTGTGGAAGCCAAGGTCGTTTTTAGCCTCATTGGTCAGGTTGAGCTGCAGAATCCAGTCTACATTGCTCAAAGTGAAGCATGCAGCTTCGATCCTTGTTCTCAGAGCATCGAGCAGGATTTTAGAAGAGATGCCCTTGAGCGATCATCAGTGAAGCTAAAGGATGATTATTTGACCGTCCGGTGCGACGTCATGGTCTGCAACACCAACCccagggatgatgatgatgatgccgctGCCACCATTACCAAGGCGCGCTTGCCTAACATTTGCCGTGATTTTAACATCCTCTTCAAAACCGAGGCGGGTGCTGATGTGACATTCGAGGTCGGCGGCAACAAGTTGGCTACACACCGATGCGTGCTTGCAGCCCGGTCTAAAGTCTTCATGGCACAGCTCTTTGGCCCCATGAAGGAGGCAACTGCTCAAACCGGTGTCATACACATCAAAGACATGGAAGCAAGCGTGTTCAGGGCTTTGCTTAGCTTTATCTACACAGACTCGCTTCCTTCTATGGAGGAGGACAACATGGAGGAGGACAACAGACAAGAGGTGGAAGCATCAGAGGATGAAATGTCACGTGTTGTGGAACAGGGACAAGAAGACGAAGAAGTAATAGAGAATGAAATATGGCTGCAGTGGCTTCAAAACTTGCTGGTAGCAGCTGACAGATATGATGTCCAACGTCTCAAATGCATCTGCGAGGAGCAGTTATCTGAGCACATATCTGTCAGGATGGTGATGTCCACTCTTGCTCTAGCCGAGCAGCACCACTGCCAAGGATTGAAGGAGGCGTGCTTCAAGTTTATCCAAGTCCAGCCCCCCTCGTGTTTGCAAGCAGTAATGGCAACTGATGGCTAG
- the LOC119328498 gene encoding uncharacterized protein LOC119328498: MPRLNLLASMSTSVSVRRPYLLALGVILAILLCFPPETAQYVHGPFLNYPPLTAEVSYDPPWSDEYWANEPVVGEAATVAARRAEAGGYAYGCARLWLAWGCPPAPGEGVNGTLVYGRRSYDRELDRFEEERRHCRDDRVPRNHPEEHLFRRTYPASRFDLYCCACCFSCGPYYRGRL; encoded by the coding sequence ATGCCCAGATTGAATCTACTAGCTAGCATGTCCACCTCCGTCTCCGTGCGCCGCCCCTACCTGCTCGCCCTCGGCGTCATCCTCGCCATCCTCCTCTGCTTTCCGCCGGAAACGGCGCAATATGTCCATGGTCCTTTCCTCAACTATCCACCCCTAACGGCGGAGGTTTCGTATGATCCTCCGTGGTCCGACGAGTACTGGGCCAACGAGCCCGTCGTCGGCGAGGCGGCCACCGTCGCCGCCAGACGCGCAGAGGCGGGCGGCTACGCGTACGGCTGCGCCAGGCTATGGCTGGCATGGGGCTGCCCTCCCGCTCCCGGCGAGGGGGTCAACGGAACCCTGGTCTACGGGAGGCGCTCCTATGATCGGGAGCTGGATCGCTTCGAGGAGGAGAGGCGGCACTGCCGCGACGACCGCGTCCCTCGGAACCATCCGGAGGAACACCTCTTCCGTCGCACCTACCCGGCTTCTAGATTTGATCTTTACTGTTGTGCCTGTTGCTTTTCATGTGGTCCCTACTACCGAGGGAGACTTTAA